The genomic window CGAAAGGCAGAACTCTGTTACCGAATGTAAGTGATCCTATTGCGGCTATTATTACTGTTAACGGTATAAATAACAGTCCTGCTGAAATTACGTTTGCATCTCCTAATAATAATGCCGGATCAAGACCAATAAGGAATTCTCCTCCGCCGAATTTTGCTGACAATTTTTCTCTTGCAGCTTCTGATATAGGTAATAATCCTTCCATAATAGGCTTTATTACTTTTGGCATCAAATACATAACTGCAGAAACTGAAACTGCAAGCTGAAGTACTTGTTTTACATCATACCCTGCAAGGATTCCTACTATTATACCAAGTATAAATCCTACTATTATCGGCTGTCCGAAAGCTCCCAGTTTTTTCTCAAGCTTTTCTGTATCAATATCTATTTTATTTATTCCTGGTATCTTATCAAGAATAGCATCTACTATTACCGCAAATGGCGCACAATATGCAGAAGTTCCGTGTGGTACCGCGATTCCTTCCAGACCGAAATAATCTCTTGTATCGTACTGGAACCAATCCCCGAACTTATATGAAAACACGGCATGTACTACTACACCAAGTATCCCCAGCCAGTAACTTCCTGTAACTATATGTACCAATGCTCCTGTAAAAGTCATATGCCAGATATTCCATATATCTACGTTAACTACTTTTGTCATCTTTAACGCAAGCATAATAAGGTTTACTATAATTGCTACCGGTATTGCTACTATTGCTATCTTCGATGCCCACGTCATCGGTGCTGTTCCGGGCCATCCAAGATCAATTACCGTAAGATTCAATCCAAAATTTTCAGCCATTTGTTCTGCTGCTGGCCCTAAAGTATCTCTCATCAAACCAATTACTATTCCTATACCTATGAATCCTATACCTATCATAAGACCGGCATTAAAAGCCTTTCCTAATTTCAAACCTAGACATAATGCAAAAACAATTATTACTAACGGCAGCATTACGGCTGGTCCTAAGGCCAATATGTACTGTATTGGCGGTGTT from Sebaldella sp. S0638 includes these protein-coding regions:
- a CDS encoding PTS galactitol transporter subunit IIC, giving the protein MDNFLNLITPPIQYILALGPAVMLPLVIIVFALCLGLKLGKAFNAGLMIGIGFIGIGIVIGLMRDTLGPAAEQMAENFGLNLTVIDLGWPGTAPMTWASKIAIVAIPVAIIVNLIMLALKMTKVVNVDIWNIWHMTFTGALVHIVTGSYWLGILGVVVHAVFSYKFGDWFQYDTRDYFGLEGIAVPHGTSAYCAPFAVIVDAILDKIPGINKIDIDTEKLEKKLGAFGQPIIVGFILGIIVGILAGYDVKQVLQLAVSVSAVMYLMPKVIKPIMEGLLPISEAAREKLSAKFGGGEFLIGLDPALLLGDANVISAGLLFIPLTVIIAAIGSLTFGNRVLPFGDLATIGFFIAMGVAIHHGNIFRTLISGSFIMFITIWISNQTVELQTILAKNANMLGDKSLVGSLDQGGSPITYIMVQIFQRRNMVGLLVIAVIYFIGIAMTYRRYKMLQRKDRLEGAQA